AAGGTCTTCCATTTCGTGGGCACGATGAAACTGAAGATTCAAAAAATCaaggaaatttttttgaacTCCTACAATGGTTCAACtataataaacatattgaAGCCGTGTCTTTAAGAAATGCTCCTGAAAACTTGAAATTGACTGCACCAGACATCCAAAAAGATATTGTGAATTGTATTGGTGTAAAAATTGTTAATGGAATCATAGGAGATAATGGTGATAagttattatcaattttgattgatGAGTTGAAAGATATATCTTCAAAGGAGCAAATGTCAATTGTGTTGAGATATGTAGACAAAGGGTGTGTGATTGAACGATTTGTTGGTATTATCCATGTTACCAATACAAGTTTATTATCACTCAAAGAAGCTATTACTAGATTCTTTTCTATACATGGATTAAGCATGGCGAGTTTGCGAGGACAAGGTTATGATGGAGCAAGCAATATGCAAGGAGAATTTAATggattgaaaatattaattttgagagaaaatgaatgtgCATTTTACATTCATTGTTTCTCCCACCAACTTCAATTAGCTTTGGTAGCTATTGCAAAAAATCATGTAGAGATCGTTggtctttttattttagttgtaaATGTGGTGAGTGTTATTGGTGCATCAGAAAAGCATCGAGACATGTTAAAAGAGAAACATAGTGCCAACACTTTTGAAGCTTTGAATAATGGCGAATTGTCAAGTGGAAGAGGATTAAATCAGGAAACAAAGATTAAACGACCGGGAGATACATGATGGGGATCACACTACATCACTTTGGTGAGATGCATTTCAATGTTCTCATCAATTTGTGAGGTACTTGAGACAATCATAGATGATGGATCAAATTCTGAACAAAAGTAAGCAAAGGTTCTAATGAATTCAATCCaatcatttgatttcattttccatGTGCATCTTATGAAAGCTATCTTGGGAATCACAAATGATTTGTCTCAAGCACTACAGAGAAAAGATCAAGATATTGTGAATGCAATGAATTTGGTCAAGATTTGTAAAGTAAGATTGCAGTCAATGAGAGAATCGGGATGACAATCACTGTTGGatgaagtttcaaatttttgtaataaGCATGGTATTCTAATGCTTAAAATGGATGATGCATTTTTGATTTGAGGGAGGCAAAAACGAAAATCTCAAGAAATCACAAATATACATCATTATCGTGTTGAGATTTTTTATGCAATTATTGGCATGCAACTTCAAGAGTTGAATAATCGTTTCACTGAAAAAAGTACCGAGTTGCTTCTTTGTGCGGCATGTCTCAATCCGAGCAACTCATTTACTACTTTTGAcagaaaaaaactcatttgcCTTGCACAATTTTATCCTAGAGATTTTTCAACTACAAAGCTTATTATTCATGACgatcaacttcaaaattacatCATTGATGTACGTGCAGATAATATGTTTGTTGAGTTAACAAGTATTGGTGATCTTTCTCAAAAATGATGATAACAGCTAAAGATAAAGTTTACCCATTAGTCTATTGGTTGCTTAGCTTAGCATTGATTTTACTAGTTACAACAGCTACCGTGGAGAGGGCATTTTCTGCTATGAGCATTATAAAGACTCAGTTGCGCAATCGAATGAGAGACCAATGGATGAATGATTGTCTTTTAACATATATTGAGAGAGATTTATTTGATAAGATGGATAATGAAGTTATTATGTATcgatttcaaaatatgaaatcttGTAGAGAACAATTGTGATGTACGAAAATCAGtaaatttattaacttttagaACCATTcacttataaattattttgactAAACTATAAAGCCCTTcgtcaataaattttctggATTCGCCACTGCGTGCAGCCGATGTCAACCGATCATGCCCCCATCGTCGTGTCTCTGGTAGCCCTCACCACCGGTCGTCTCTGTCTTCCATTGAAGACGAAGCCAAGTTAAAGCTTTCGATTTTGTCCACgtcatttcttcatttgcAAAAGCACTGTCGCTGTTACGTTCTTCGTTTGTTGTCGTTTTGCCTTCAATTTTTGCGCCAGCCGAGCTGTAGTCCACCTCGCGTCACTCAGTTCTCCTTCTCCGATAGCCTTCGTGCAACTCCTCCTCTTTCAGTCGTTAGTTGCTATTCGATGCTCACCTCTCCAAGTAAGCTGATCCACGCCCAAGTTTGCCTTACACGTCACCGTTTGGTTCATCTCGTGCACTATCGTTTTTGCCTTGCCACGAACAGTAGGGGTTTTGGTGACAAGTGTGTATTTGGTGGGTTTTATGGTTTTGCATTGTAAATACATTGAGGTGTAATATTGGATTAATTAGTTGGTTGCTATTGTTTCTTGAAGATATTGTTTGAAGTTAGCAGGTGAATCCTTGAATATTCAATAGGTTTGGGTTGGAGTACGATTCTCCACTACATGGGTAAGTTTGCAGATGTCACAATTCAATGATTTAAATGAGGGAATTAGTTTTCGAAAGTATTTGAGTTTCTTATCATTATGTTTAGGTTGATTCGTTGGACTTTAATTTGATCAAGGAGCTTAGGTAAATCTAAGGTAAGAGATTTTCTACTACTGATCCCTATATCAAAGTTGCAATGTATTTACTGAATTGAGAGGTTGAACTGCTTGAATTGAGAATGTTTGACTGCCATGCCTTAGAATGTATTGTTGGTCTACTGTTGACTGATTTGAGGAGGTTGACTGTTATGCATAAGTTTAACTGTTTTGGTGAATTGTTATGCTTATGATTGTTTATATACTAATATAGTTAATTTGACTGTTTATGTGTTGAACTCAAACATTGACAATGGGTTGgattatattttcttgaatGGAATATTTGAATTGTTAGAATGGACTGAGGGGAAATTGTTAGCTTTATCTATGGGGTAGtgtaccttgtaggtgtcctacgggatcaccactTGTTGTGCATTCTTTgagagcactagactgattatgtgtatcctTCGAGACTACGAGACCTATATGTGCATTCTTCGAAAGCGCTAGACcgatatgtgcatccttcgaGGACACTAGACTGATtatgtgcatcctacgggatcacaaaACTGTTATGATGCAAGGTACCTTCCAATATgaagttaacaatttttaCCCTTAATGGGACAagtagtgggtctcttactgggtatattttatactcactctttcgtgtttaactttttcaggcaaaggtaatacgAGAGGGAGACCGACAAGAGACAAGAAGGATATGTGATCGCCATATGGGGACATTATGTCCAAAATTGCTTCCGCTTAATGTTTTACCGTTTTCAAGTTTTTGGTGATTGaaataagttttatatttagaacaactatttatttattgatgattTACAAacaatactttaaattttttattttgtttgaagtaCGACATGAATaaagtttctttaattaaattttactatattttgtgtcaaaCAAAGTGTGTTTATGCTAAAATAATGACTTCAACTTAGTTTGAAAGGTTGGATcattacatttaatttgagaaatgtatTATTAATGAACATAAAGGATAGATAAGTGGTATGAGTAGTATGGTATTAGTGATAGTGAATTGTGATGAATGATAACTGctactaataattatataaacaaatgatatatgatttgaaattgtaaaaagtttaaaaagttagattggtgggtgtgtgtgtatatatggTTATTTTTGTGATGATGTTTGGGGGaatagatttttgtttttgttggttaaagtaaaaaagaaaataaatctaaacaaaataaaagagagagtgagagagtgagagagaatagtattagtattatttattattgatttatggATCAAACGTTAAAAGGAAAGAGGGCGTTGCTTCTTTAATAAAGTGGGGCCCACCCAAGGCAATAAAAACTGGGCTTCTCTCATTACATCTCATTTATTTCAAACGTACAATctctcctttttatttttcttttaaataaaataaaataaaaaaataatataattttattttagttgcaA
This DNA window, taken from Cucumis sativus cultivar 9930 chromosome 6, Cucumber_9930_V3, whole genome shotgun sequence, encodes the following:
- the LOC105436001 gene encoding zinc finger MYM-type protein 1, whose product is MSDQAKIDYWIRLGATIDCARFLLQQGLPFRGHDETEDSKNQGNFFELLQWFNYNKHIEAVSLRNAPENLKLTAPDIQKDIVNCIGVKIVNGIIGDNGDKLLSILIDELKDISSKEQMSIVLRYVDKGCVIERFVGIIHVTNTSLLSLKEAITRFFSIHGLSMASLRGQGYDGASNMQGEFNGLKILILRENECAFYIHCFSHQLQLALVAIAKNHVEIVGLFILVVNVVSVIGASEKHRDMLKEKHSANTFEALNNGELSSGRGLNQETKIKRPGDT